In Leptolyngbya sp. CCY15150, a genomic segment contains:
- a CDS encoding SRPBCC family protein — MAEQYQIFEQSIDIQASATSVEQCFTDLGLMHRWLNPALRCEPVGDWRTEVGSRSRFVIQVPLLMPALQSVVVEREPGLVVWQFEGFFKGRDRWECCPSEVGTRLLNRFEFVIPNGLVRYGFNTFAADWTKADMKAQLRRLKRVAEEVYQQTAR; from the coding sequence ATGGCAGAGCAGTATCAAATTTTTGAACAGAGTATCGATATCCAGGCGAGCGCTACGTCCGTGGAGCAATGCTTTACAGACCTAGGGCTCATGCACCGCTGGCTCAACCCTGCCCTGCGCTGCGAGCCGGTGGGCGATTGGCGAACAGAGGTCGGCAGTCGCAGCCGTTTTGTCATTCAAGTTCCCTTGCTGATGCCTGCTCTACAGAGCGTGGTGGTGGAGCGGGAGCCAGGGCTTGTGGTGTGGCAGTTTGAGGGATTTTTCAAGGGACGCGATCGCTGGGAATGCTGTCCCAGTGAGGTGGGCACCCGTTTGCTGAATCGGTTTGAGTTTGTGATCCCCAATGGTTTAGTCCGCTATGGATTCAACACCTTCGCGGCGGATTGGACGAAAGCGGACATGAAAGCCCAATTGCGGCGGTTGAAGCGGGTGGCGGAGGAGGTTTACCAACAGACGGCACGCTAG